One genomic region from Campylobacter concisus encodes:
- a CDS encoding DedA family protein, which produces MQDIINSVSTYGYIVLFFYSLGGGMVALIAAGILSFTGKMDITLSIIVAAVANTIGDTLIFYVARFNKNSLMPYIKNHKRKLAYAGILAKKHGDKIIFIKKFIYGVKTLVPIALGLTKYSFYKFSIINSISSVLWAVIIGFASFKAGDYFVGASDYLGEHGYIMPLAMVCLLLGIWFFLQHITKRRKA; this is translated from the coding sequence ATGCAAGATATCATAAACTCAGTTTCAACATACGGCTATATTGTATTGTTTTTTTATAGCCTTGGTGGCGGCATGGTTGCACTAATCGCCGCTGGAATTTTAAGTTTTACTGGCAAGATGGATATCACTCTTAGTATAATTGTCGCTGCTGTGGCAAATACAATCGGCGACACGCTAATTTTTTATGTCGCAAGATTTAATAAAAACTCACTTATGCCTTATATCAAAAATCATAAAAGAAAGCTTGCTTATGCAGGAATTTTGGCCAAGAAACACGGCGATAAGATAATATTTATCAAGAAATTTATCTACGGCGTCAAAACTTTGGTTCCTATCGCGCTTGGACTTACGAAGTATTCATTTTATAAATTTAGCATTATAAATTCGATCTCGTCAGTGCTTTGGGCGGTCATTATCGGATTTGCCAGCTTTAAAGCGGGTGATTATTTTGTAGGTGCAAGCGACTATCTTGGCGAGCATGGATATATTATGCCTCTTGCCATGGTTTGTTTGTTGCTTGGAATTTGGTTTTTTTTACAACATATTACAAAAAGGAGAAAAGCATGA
- a CDS encoding DUF945 family protein gives MKKVISALIVVIVVVIGAVYFASNEVEKNYQRIVNDLNNIKGFKISNNNYKKGFFGSKGSFDFSVSKDLLENIFGKNVNEDLVFKVENEISHTALAFIDGFEIDSKISIQNDMIKNIIATFMGSNVIATTKTKVSLTGDKDVDIKFSNIEFNDKQKTAVNTKDIKIGMTLDSKDSINSLKVEADKIVLKDFSEYNKVDLNIEGFYVDSSYKEPVKISKILESQLVPYLAKVKFKRVSFASNDVSNILIDDFKYDSKFEISNDLGRSDDVIKIGIVAVDKVKYTDFVFDSKIANINVPALNNVLDKLNNLNNEENYNVLAGLNFDEIIDQILEKNPSIKIDTLSFKKGDKALKLNLDAAVNGFKKGTNQSEIFDKLSLGGKISVDESLTNFFDTLVPEVAFVEPTLISAGYFKEEDKKVISEFKYDPNKKDIIFNGKVGLQNFFMGF, from the coding sequence ATGAAAAAGGTGATATCTGCTTTAATCGTAGTTATCGTGGTAGTCATTGGAGCGGTTTATTTTGCTTCAAATGAGGTGGAGAAAAACTATCAAAGGATAGTGAATGATCTAAATAATATTAAGGGCTTTAAAATTTCTAATAACAATTACAAAAAAGGTTTTTTTGGCTCAAAAGGATCATTTGATTTTAGTGTTTCAAAAGATCTTTTGGAAAATATATTTGGTAAAAATGTAAATGAGGATTTGGTTTTTAAAGTAGAAAATGAAATTTCTCATACAGCGCTTGCTTTTATAGATGGCTTTGAAATAGACTCAAAAATTTCTATTCAAAACGATATGATTAAAAACATTATCGCAACATTTATGGGTTCAAATGTTATTGCAACAACTAAAACAAAAGTTAGCTTAACTGGCGATAAAGATGTGGATATTAAATTTAGCAATATTGAATTTAATGATAAGCAAAAAACCGCCGTTAATACAAAAGATATAAAGATTGGTATGACGCTTGATTCAAAAGATAGTATAAACAGCTTAAAGGTTGAAGCAGACAAGATTGTTTTGAAAGATTTTAGTGAGTACAACAAAGTTGATCTAAATATCGAAGGATTTTATGTTGACTCAAGTTATAAAGAGCCAGTTAAGATTTCAAAAATTTTAGAGAGTCAGCTTGTACCTTATCTAGCAAAAGTTAAATTTAAAAGGGTGTCTTTCGCATCTAATGATGTAAGTAATATTTTGATAGATGACTTTAAGTATGACTCAAAATTTGAAATCTCAAATGATCTTGGAAGATCAGACGATGTTATAAAAATAGGTATAGTAGCAGTTGATAAAGTAAAATATACAGATTTTGTCTTTGATAGCAAAATCGCAAATATCAATGTGCCTGCATTAAATAATGTATTAGACAAGCTTAATAATTTAAATAATGAAGAAAATTATAATGTTTTAGCTGGATTAAATTTTGATGAGATAATAGATCAAATCTTAGAAAAGAATCCAAGTATAAAAATAGATACATTAAGCTTTAAAAAAGGAGATAAGGCTTTAAAGCTAAATTTGGATGCAGCAGTAAATGGCTTTAAAAAGGGAACAAATCAGTCAGAAATTTTTGATAAATTATCTCTTGGTGGAAAAATAAGTGTCGATGAAAGTCTGACGAATTTTTTTGATACATTAGTACCAGAAGTAGCTTTTGTTGAGCCTACTTTGATATCTGCTGGATATTTTAAAGAAGAGGATAAAAAAGTAATAAGCGAATTTAAATATGATCCAAATAAAAAAGATATTATATTTAATGGAAAAGTTGGACTTCAAAATTTCTTTATGGGTTTTTAA
- a CDS encoding lipid-binding SYLF domain-containing protein: MKFLFSILLFFSIGFASEELVLDSANSFITTMRGARNAPIKELIEQSKATIIFPSVKKVGFVVGGMGGDGIMVVGNINSPSEILPVSISGGSIGIQLGYEDSSLVLFIFKDSIIHDIKDAKITLDTKLSVAFGDIGRNYSKVSDFKFSSDIYAYAANDGFFAGASFGGAVISAREEILKQSGYAYEQLIASASKLLGD, from the coding sequence ATGAAATTTCTTTTTTCAATTTTATTATTTTTCTCAATTGGCTTTGCCAGCGAGGAGCTCGTGCTGGACTCGGCAAACTCGTTTATAACAACGATGAGAGGCGCTAGAAACGCTCCTATAAAAGAGCTAATCGAGCAGTCAAAAGCAACGATCATCTTTCCAAGTGTTAAAAAGGTCGGTTTTGTAGTTGGTGGTATGGGTGGAGATGGCATCATGGTTGTTGGTAACATTAACTCGCCAAGTGAAATTTTACCAGTTAGCATAAGTGGCGGTAGCATCGGTATACAGCTTGGATATGAAGATAGTTCGCTTGTGCTTTTTATATTTAAAGATAGCATTATCCACGATATTAAAGATGCCAAGATCACGCTTGATACGAAGCTTTCAGTAGCTTTTGGTGACATTGGACGCAATTACAGTAAAGTAAGCGATTTTAAATTTTCAAGTGATATCTACGCATATGCCGCAAATGATGGGTTTTTTGCGGGAGCTAGCTTTGGTGGAGCAGTCATCAGTGCAAGGGAAGAAATTTTAAAGCAAAGTGGCTATGCCTATGAACAGCTAATAGCCTCTGCATCTAAACTTTTAGGAGATTAA